A part of Gemmatimonas groenlandica genomic DNA contains:
- a CDS encoding ATP-grasp domain-containing protein, whose product MSKTVLMLTPGFPGEMPLFTRGLSEQGATVLGVSNTSVQDLPHIARQHLSDYLQAPDLFTNPTVAIEQIRRWLGSRTVDRVCCLWEPGVEIAAQIREALGVPGQSYQQSLRFRNKDLMKQALAEGGVRVPHHAIASTPAEVWAAAEQVGYPLIIKPIAGAGSMDTFRCDDAADVTKAIAQLGHIAVVDVEEFIDGEEYTYDTVCAGGDIKYFHIAFYRPRPLIARTNEWISPQTLTYRNVDDPKLAGGRAMGEKVLKVLGYDTGFTHMEWYLKADGEAVFGEVAARPPGARTVDLMNYSGDMDLFNGWAEAELHGTFSQKIERKYNTACITKRAHGQGRIQRIVGLEQLRQRFGDAICVVDLLPIGAPRRDWKSTLLSDGYLTIRHPDWETTMAMADAVGTDLNLYAG is encoded by the coding sequence GTGTCCAAAACCGTGTTGATGCTGACCCCGGGATTCCCCGGTGAAATGCCGCTCTTCACGCGTGGCCTCTCCGAGCAGGGCGCCACCGTGTTGGGTGTCTCGAACACGTCGGTGCAGGATCTGCCGCACATCGCGCGACAGCACCTGAGCGACTATTTGCAAGCGCCCGATCTCTTCACGAATCCGACGGTCGCCATCGAGCAGATCCGCCGTTGGCTTGGCTCCCGCACGGTGGATCGCGTCTGCTGTCTGTGGGAGCCAGGGGTCGAGATCGCAGCGCAGATCCGGGAAGCCCTCGGCGTGCCGGGGCAGTCGTATCAACAGTCGCTCCGATTCCGCAACAAAGATCTCATGAAGCAGGCGCTCGCCGAAGGCGGCGTTCGGGTGCCGCATCACGCGATCGCCAGTACGCCCGCCGAAGTCTGGGCCGCAGCCGAGCAGGTCGGGTATCCGCTCATCATCAAGCCCATCGCCGGTGCTGGCTCCATGGACACGTTCCGTTGCGACGACGCGGCCGACGTGACAAAAGCCATCGCGCAGCTCGGGCATATCGCCGTCGTCGACGTCGAGGAGTTCATCGACGGCGAGGAGTACACCTACGACACCGTCTGCGCGGGCGGCGACATCAAGTACTTCCATATCGCCTTTTATCGCCCGCGGCCGCTCATCGCCCGGACCAACGAGTGGATCTCGCCACAGACGCTCACGTACAGGAACGTCGATGATCCGAAGCTGGCCGGCGGTCGCGCCATGGGTGAGAAAGTGCTCAAGGTGCTCGGCTACGACACCGGCTTCACCCACATGGAGTGGTATCTCAAGGCTGACGGTGAAGCCGTTTTCGGCGAAGTGGCGGCCCGTCCGCCCGGCGCGCGCACGGTCGATCTGATGAACTACTCCGGCGACATGGATCTCTTCAACGGGTGGGCCGAGGCAGAGCTCCACGGCACCTTCTCGCAGAAGATCGAGCGGAAGTACAACACCGCCTGCATTACGAAGCGGGCGCACGGGCAGGGCCGCATCCAGCGCATCGTAGGGCTCGAGCAGCTCCGTCAACGTTTCGGGGACGCGATCTGCGTGGTGGATCTCCTGCCGATCGGCGCTCCGCGGCGCGATTGGAAGAGCACCCTGCTGTCCGACGGGTATCTCACGATCCGGCATCCCGATTGGGAGACCACGATGGCGATGGCCGACGCCGTCGGCACCGACCTGAACCTCTATGCCGGTTAA
- a CDS encoding ATP-grasp domain-containing protein translates to MFVIFVCPIFSPAATQMIEAALNVPHVRLGVIAQQPLTALTPNVAARLAAHWQVDDVTNASSLEQAVRALGATHGAIARCFGAYEQLQQPLASVRERLGIPGLSSEAAHNFRDKARMKDALRAAGVPVARHRLIASREDALEFIAEVGFPIVLKPPAGAGAIATQRIRDVASLDAMLANYRATAANPMLAEEFLRGTEYSLETVSVNGEAIWHSLTRYGPTPLDVVENSWIQWTVLLPREIDAAEFDDIRAVGAKALVALGMGTGVSHCEWFRRDDGTIAISEIAARPPGANITTMISRAHDIDFVAAWVRLMINGTFDPPVRRFAVGTAYLRGQGTGQVRTVEGLEAVQEQFGALICDSRLPYPGQHPTGSYEGEGYIIVRHPDTKVVQNALQRIVSSVRVRLG, encoded by the coding sequence ATGTTCGTCATCTTCGTCTGTCCAATCTTCTCGCCGGCGGCGACTCAGATGATCGAGGCCGCGCTCAACGTGCCGCACGTGCGTTTGGGCGTCATTGCGCAACAACCGCTGACGGCGCTGACGCCGAATGTCGCCGCGCGACTGGCCGCGCACTGGCAAGTCGATGACGTGACGAACGCGTCGTCGCTCGAGCAGGCGGTGCGCGCCCTCGGTGCCACGCACGGCGCGATCGCCCGCTGCTTTGGGGCCTACGAGCAGCTCCAGCAGCCGCTGGCCAGCGTGCGGGAACGACTCGGTATTCCGGGGCTCAGCAGCGAGGCCGCGCACAACTTTCGCGACAAGGCGCGAATGAAGGATGCGTTGCGGGCGGCGGGCGTGCCGGTGGCGCGACATCGGCTGATCGCCTCTCGCGAAGACGCGTTGGAGTTCATCGCCGAGGTCGGATTTCCTATCGTCCTCAAGCCTCCCGCCGGCGCTGGGGCGATCGCTACGCAGCGCATACGTGATGTGGCATCGCTCGACGCGATGCTCGCGAACTACCGTGCGACGGCAGCCAATCCAATGCTCGCCGAAGAGTTCCTGCGCGGGACCGAGTACTCGCTGGAAACCGTGTCAGTTAACGGCGAGGCCATCTGGCATTCACTCACGCGCTACGGGCCCACGCCGCTCGACGTCGTCGAGAACTCGTGGATCCAGTGGACGGTGTTGCTGCCGCGCGAGATCGACGCCGCCGAATTTGATGACATCCGCGCGGTCGGTGCCAAGGCATTGGTGGCGCTGGGCATGGGGACCGGCGTGTCGCACTGCGAGTGGTTTCGCCGCGACGACGGCACCATCGCCATCAGTGAGATCGCCGCACGTCCCCCCGGTGCCAACATTACGACCATGATCTCCCGGGCGCACGACATCGATTTCGTCGCGGCCTGGGTCCGTCTCATGATCAACGGCACCTTCGATCCGCCCGTGCGGCGCTTCGCCGTCGGCACCGCGTATCTGCGAGGGCAGGGCACGGGCCAGGTGCGCACCGTCGAAGGCCTCGAGGCCGTGCAGGAGCAGTTCGGCGCGCTCATTTGCGATTCCCGTCTGCCGTATCCGGGCCAGCATCCTACCGGAAGCTACGAGGGCGAAGGCTACATCATCGTTCGCCACCCCGACACAAAGGTGGTGCAGAACGCGTTACAGCGTATCGTTTCCAGTGTTCGCGTTCGACTCGGCTGA
- a CDS encoding M28 family metallopeptidase: MFSPRIMRLAALAATLAPGLALSAQATAKGKSTATAGVPLAMSAIKRTDLERDLYAMAGDGMRGREAGTPDEMRASIWVADQLRSIGVKPMGQDGSYFQWWNMVRTRVSTVSTTGALGDKPLVVWKDFVPLGSANADVSAPVVWVGTGADTTIDVRGKIAALQITTPPAASIRTTTNSAEVRYANAAITAATQRVQRRGAVAIILVADSITDVAFDGLGVLRERGTYDVDGGAPRFAGQATQAARPQSARTAPTPSFLVRGATAAALKAGAMAEMHVRVEHFTTPSSNIIGVVRGTDPKLRDEYVLYSSHQDHDGVRYVIDGDSVWAGADDNGTVSVALLAIARAFVKQPGKRSVLFVYHGAEELGLLGSRYHAAHPVVPLQNIVAVLNGDMIGRNNPDSASLLGIQPPHRNSTELVDMALRANTLTGAFKLDSIWDRPTHPEGWYFRSDHVPYARMNVPAVMYSTNLHPDYHTPRDKPSAIDYPKLTRMTQWMYLTGWYVATTPKRPSIDPGFKLER, translated from the coding sequence ATGTTCTCTCCTCGAATCATGCGGCTCGCGGCCCTCGCTGCGACCTTGGCCCCAGGGCTGGCGCTGTCGGCGCAAGCCACCGCCAAGGGCAAATCCACCGCCACCGCGGGCGTTCCGCTGGCGATGTCCGCTATCAAGCGCACCGACCTCGAACGGGATCTGTACGCGATGGCCGGTGACGGTATGCGTGGACGCGAGGCCGGCACGCCGGACGAGATGCGGGCCTCCATTTGGGTGGCCGACCAACTGCGCAGCATCGGCGTGAAGCCGATGGGACAGGACGGCAGCTACTTCCAGTGGTGGAACATGGTGCGGACGCGCGTCTCCACCGTGTCCACGACGGGCGCACTCGGCGACAAGCCGCTCGTCGTGTGGAAGGACTTCGTGCCGCTGGGCTCCGCCAACGCCGATGTGAGCGCCCCGGTGGTGTGGGTAGGCACGGGCGCCGATACCACGATCGATGTGCGCGGCAAGATTGCGGCGCTACAGATCACCACCCCGCCTGCCGCCTCGATTCGCACCACCACGAACTCCGCCGAAGTGCGCTACGCGAATGCGGCGATCACGGCCGCCACGCAAAGGGTACAACGCCGTGGTGCCGTTGCGATCATCCTCGTGGCCGACTCGATCACCGATGTCGCGTTTGATGGGCTCGGAGTACTTCGTGAGCGTGGCACGTATGACGTGGACGGAGGCGCGCCGCGCTTCGCCGGTCAGGCCACACAGGCCGCGCGTCCGCAGTCGGCGCGCACAGCACCGACGCCGTCTTTCCTCGTGCGCGGCGCCACGGCGGCCGCGCTCAAGGCCGGCGCCATGGCCGAGATGCACGTCCGCGTCGAGCACTTCACCACACCGTCCAGCAACATCATCGGCGTGGTGCGCGGTACCGATCCGAAGCTGCGCGACGAGTATGTGCTGTACAGCTCACACCAGGACCACGACGGCGTGCGGTATGTCATCGACGGCGATTCCGTGTGGGCTGGTGCCGACGACAATGGCACCGTCAGTGTCGCGTTGCTCGCCATCGCCCGCGCGTTCGTGAAGCAGCCAGGCAAGCGCTCGGTGCTCTTCGTGTACCACGGTGCGGAAGAACTTGGTCTGCTTGGCTCGCGCTATCATGCCGCGCATCCCGTCGTGCCCCTGCAGAACATCGTTGCGGTGCTGAACGGCGACATGATCGGCCGCAACAACCCCGATTCCGCCAGCCTGCTTGGCATCCAGCCGCCACACCGCAACTCAACAGAACTTGTTGATATGGCGCTGAGGGCGAACACGCTCACCGGAGCCTTCAAGCTCGATTCGATCTGGGATCGCCCCACGCATCCTGAAGGCTGGTACTTCCGCAGCGATCACGTGCCGTATGCACGAATGAACGTGCCGGCCGTCATGTACTCCACCAACCTGCATCCCGATTACCACACGCCGCGCGACAAGCCATCGGCCATCGACTATCCGAAGCTCACCCGCATGACGCAGTGGATGTACCTCACGGGCTGGTACGTGGCGACGACGCCGAAGCGCCCCTCCATCGATCCCGGCTTCAAGCTGGAGCGGTAA
- a CDS encoding penicillin acylase family protein — translation MFSHVSRRARLLIPVLIAATALGAASHAAPSDGEPIIRRTAYGVPHISASDFRGIGIGLGYAQAEDYGVRVILSLIRSKGWMGRTFGRDSLSSDFSAALEHARVEQTYHLLDADTRDMYDGFAEGVNRYIRANAKTLPTWAKPVFHGHDVAAGDIGTANVATAERLVTRWLQRSAGGTARPAIRDTGALDVDPAPLFGADADVGSNAWALAPSRTKSGRAILLRNPHLAWTAGYWEAHVTVPGKLDFYGDFRIGSAFSVIGGFNKDLGWATTNNAPDLDEVYELDLDPTNPDRYRFDGTTIPIRYESITLPYRIGSTDDSLVSETRRMAFTPLGPVVYRTSNKLYVVRAGPDGEYRAGAQFLAMMRAGSLVEWKGALATRARATSNLTYADRAGNILTIWMGTVPRLPTRSGGDSMPIPARGSADVWTRLIALDSLPQTLNPRGGYVHNENDAPHFANLNALLDTARYPDNVERGELRLRSQHALQLIGGKDKLSLEDVLVRKHSMRMLLADRVKPDLVAALKKSSPTPAVAQALAVLEQWDNTVAPTSRGGLLFETWWRRYQSQARDSAYAEKWSWEKLTSTPRGLGQPARAVDAFSWAVDDMQRRYKTVDVAWGDVHRVRRGPVDEPVGGCSGALGCFRVLSYEQRPDGSRNANSGDGWILAVEFGARAPRAYSVLAYGQSADSTSPHYSDQAAMFARGQLKPVYFLDADISAHTLRSYRPEP, via the coding sequence ATGTTCTCACACGTCTCGCGCCGCGCGCGCCTCTTGATTCCAGTGCTCATCGCCGCCACGGCCCTCGGCGCGGCGAGTCACGCTGCTCCGTCTGACGGTGAGCCGATCATTCGTCGGACGGCGTACGGCGTGCCGCACATCAGCGCCAGCGACTTTCGCGGCATCGGTATCGGACTCGGTTACGCACAAGCCGAGGATTATGGCGTGCGCGTCATACTCAGTCTGATCCGTTCGAAAGGATGGATGGGCCGTACGTTTGGGCGTGACAGCCTGTCGTCCGATTTTTCGGCGGCTCTGGAGCACGCCCGCGTAGAGCAGACCTATCACCTGCTCGACGCCGACACGCGTGACATGTACGACGGATTCGCCGAAGGCGTGAACCGCTACATCCGGGCGAATGCGAAGACACTGCCCACGTGGGCCAAGCCCGTGTTCCACGGGCACGACGTCGCCGCTGGGGACATCGGCACCGCGAATGTGGCCACTGCCGAGCGCCTCGTGACGCGATGGCTGCAGCGCAGCGCTGGCGGCACGGCGCGCCCGGCCATCCGAGACACGGGCGCCCTCGACGTCGACCCGGCTCCCCTGTTCGGAGCTGATGCGGACGTTGGCTCGAACGCCTGGGCGCTCGCCCCGAGCCGCACGAAGTCCGGGCGTGCGATTCTGCTGCGCAATCCACATCTCGCTTGGACGGCCGGCTACTGGGAAGCGCACGTGACCGTGCCGGGAAAGCTCGATTTCTACGGCGATTTCCGCATCGGCAGCGCCTTCTCGGTCATCGGTGGCTTCAACAAGGATCTTGGCTGGGCCACCACCAACAACGCGCCGGATCTCGACGAGGTCTATGAGCTCGACCTCGATCCCACCAATCCGGATCGCTATCGGTTCGACGGCACCACCATTCCCATTCGGTACGAGTCCATCACGCTCCCGTATCGCATCGGCAGCACGGACGACTCGCTGGTGAGCGAAACACGCCGCATGGCCTTCACACCACTGGGCCCGGTCGTGTATCGCACCTCGAACAAGCTCTATGTCGTGCGCGCTGGCCCCGATGGCGAGTATCGCGCCGGGGCGCAGTTCCTGGCCATGATGCGCGCGGGCAGTCTTGTCGAGTGGAAGGGGGCGCTCGCCACCCGCGCCCGCGCCACGTCCAACCTCACCTACGCCGATCGCGCCGGCAACATCCTCACCATTTGGATGGGCACCGTGCCGCGGCTGCCCACACGATCGGGCGGGGACTCGATGCCGATTCCCGCGCGCGGATCAGCCGACGTGTGGACGCGATTAATCGCGCTCGATTCGTTGCCGCAGACGCTCAACCCTCGCGGCGGCTACGTGCACAACGAGAACGATGCGCCGCATTTTGCCAATCTGAACGCCCTGCTCGACACGGCACGGTATCCCGACAACGTGGAGCGCGGGGAACTACGGCTGCGCAGCCAGCATGCGTTGCAGCTCATCGGCGGCAAAGACAAACTCTCGCTCGAAGACGTGTTGGTGCGAAAGCACAGTATGCGCATGCTGCTCGCCGACCGCGTGAAGCCCGATCTCGTCGCGGCGCTGAAGAAATCCTCACCCACGCCGGCGGTCGCCCAGGCACTCGCCGTGCTCGAGCAGTGGGACAACACCGTCGCGCCGACCAGTCGCGGAGGATTGCTCTTCGAGACCTGGTGGCGCCGCTATCAGTCGCAGGCGCGCGACTCGGCCTACGCCGAAAAGTGGTCGTGGGAGAAGCTGACCTCCACGCCGCGCGGCCTCGGTCAGCCGGCTCGCGCCGTCGACGCCTTCAGCTGGGCCGTCGACGACATGCAGCGTCGCTACAAGACGGTCGACGTGGCATGGGGCGATGTGCACCGCGTGCGGCGTGGGCCCGTGGACGAACCCGTTGGCGGCTGCAGCGGCGCCCTCGGCTGCTTCCGCGTGCTTTCCTACGAGCAGCGCCCCGACGGCTCCCGCAACGCCAACTCGGGCGACGGCTGGATTCTCGCTGTGGAGTTCGGAGCGCGTGCGCCCCGCGCGTATTCGGTTCTCGCCTACGGACAGAGCGCCGACTCGACGTCGCCGCACTACAGTGATCAGGCCGCGATGTTTGCCCGCGGTCAGCTCAAGCCCGTGTATTTTCTCGATGCGGACATTTCCGCGCACACTCTTCGCTCCTACCGGCCCGAACCCTGA
- a CDS encoding SusC/RagA family TonB-linked outer membrane protein: MSQRSLLSALAFVATALMAPVVQAQQASTGTVSGRVTDASTGQPVGAAQIQVVGTTLGAQTNQDGIYSIRAVPAGAVRLRVLRLGYSELNQATTVSASQVTTVNLQLKSVPATLNPVVTTATGQQRRNEVGNSIAQVNAAEVVETRGVANMADLLTARAPGVLVTPGTQTGAGVRVRIRGTSSVALSNNPIYVIDGIRIDGSTGSSTLSVGGTTPSRVGDLNPEEIESIEVVRGPSASTLYGTDAANGVIVIKTKRGVAGKPQWTYYTEQTALTDRNAYPTAYRAWRSGTTAATTSTRSNAVQCFLTQKAAGSCAIDSVSSFNLHDDAETTPYGVGYRQQHGLQVKGGSETVRYFLHGEWEDEDGVTKLTEFDARKLAAAGTPLSAIQMSPNHLNKITTRANLNIALSPKADVTVSAGYTNQDLRLPQSDDSGTSGIAANVYGGPGFKYNLTATGDTLFGWRQFTTRDIYQSESVQNINRMISSIGSNYRPTDWLAVRGNFGLDYVNRVDTQLCRFQNCPDIGTDRLGYKRDNRTNFYTYTVDAGATATKSLTNAIESKTTVGVQMYQSIFDRNGATGLVLPPGATTVTAGATAQADESYSESRTLGAFVEQNVGFNDRLFLTAALRSDRNSAFGANFKTVFYPKIAASWVLSQESFFPKPQWLDQLRLRSAYGASGVQPGTIDAVQYYSATAGRQESGDVPALVYSTLGNKNLRPERSTETEIGLDGTYWNGRVNTEITYYNKLSKDALVSKVLPPSLGTGATARLENLGSVRNRGYEALISAQLIQKQAFGLDVTLNGAYNDNELISLGGQPTIGTTQQQRQGYPLYGWWSRQLTGFDDKNGNGIIEYNASNALSEITVTDTSVFIGYSMPKTEMGFTTGIDLFNKALRVTALLDYKGGHKIYNNTERIRCASRLNCSGLLNTAASLEEQARVVMVREHPSRSVAGFFEDGDYLRFRELSATYQVPARVATRLFRGRSLSATASVRNLGILWTKYTGVDPEAFGTTGDAPSEFQAFGPPTYFAFRFTFGF, from the coding sequence ATGAGTCAGCGAAGTTTGCTCAGTGCGCTGGCCTTCGTCGCCACAGCGCTGATGGCCCCCGTTGTCCAGGCGCAGCAAGCGTCGACGGGGACCGTGTCGGGCCGCGTGACGGATGCATCGACCGGACAGCCCGTCGGCGCCGCCCAGATTCAGGTGGTGGGCACGACGCTCGGCGCCCAGACCAACCAAGACGGCATCTATTCCATCCGGGCGGTGCCGGCGGGAGCGGTGCGACTTCGCGTGCTCCGCCTCGGATACTCCGAGCTGAATCAGGCCACAACGGTATCGGCCTCGCAGGTCACGACCGTGAACCTGCAGCTGAAGTCCGTGCCGGCCACCCTGAATCCCGTTGTCACCACGGCGACCGGCCAGCAGCGCCGCAACGAAGTCGGCAATTCCATCGCCCAGGTGAATGCAGCGGAAGTGGTTGAGACGCGCGGTGTGGCCAACATGGCCGACCTGCTCACGGCGCGGGCGCCGGGCGTGCTGGTGACGCCGGGTACGCAAACGGGTGCCGGTGTGCGCGTGCGTATTCGCGGCACGAGTTCGGTGGCGTTGTCGAACAATCCGATCTACGTGATCGACGGCATTCGCATCGACGGATCGACCGGTTCGTCGACGCTCAGCGTGGGCGGCACGACGCCGAGCCGCGTGGGCGATTTGAATCCGGAAGAGATCGAGTCGATCGAAGTGGTGCGTGGTCCGTCAGCGTCGACGCTGTACGGCACCGATGCGGCGAACGGCGTCATCGTCATCAAGACCAAGCGCGGCGTGGCCGGCAAGCCGCAGTGGACGTACTACACCGAACAGACGGCACTCACCGACCGCAACGCCTATCCCACGGCGTATCGGGCATGGCGCAGCGGCACCACAGCGGCGACCACCTCGACGCGCTCGAATGCCGTGCAGTGCTTCCTCACGCAGAAGGCGGCCGGCTCCTGCGCCATCGACAGCGTGAGCAGCTTCAATCTGCATGACGACGCGGAGACGACGCCGTACGGCGTGGGCTATCGTCAGCAGCACGGCCTGCAGGTGAAGGGCGGCTCGGAAACCGTGCGCTACTTCCTGCACGGTGAGTGGGAAGACGAGGACGGCGTGACCAAGCTCACCGAGTTCGATGCGCGGAAGTTGGCGGCGGCCGGTACGCCGTTGAGTGCGATCCAGATGAGCCCCAATCATCTGAACAAGATCACGACGCGCGCGAATCTCAATATCGCGTTGTCGCCGAAGGCTGACGTGACGGTCAGTGCGGGCTACACCAATCAGGACCTGCGCCTGCCGCAGAGCGACGACTCCGGTACGTCGGGCATTGCCGCCAACGTGTACGGCGGCCCCGGTTTCAAGTACAACCTGACAGCCACCGGTGATACGCTGTTCGGTTGGCGCCAGTTCACGACGCGCGACATCTATCAGTCGGAGTCGGTGCAGAACATCAATCGCATGATTTCGTCGATCGGATCGAATTACCGCCCGACGGATTGGCTGGCGGTGCGCGGCAACTTCGGCCTCGACTACGTGAACCGGGTCGACACGCAGCTGTGCCGGTTCCAGAACTGCCCAGACATCGGCACCGATCGCCTCGGCTACAAGCGCGACAACCGTACGAACTTCTACACGTACACGGTGGACGCCGGCGCGACGGCTACGAAGTCGCTCACGAACGCGATCGAGTCGAAGACGACCGTCGGCGTGCAGATGTACCAGAGCATCTTCGACCGCAACGGCGCCACGGGCCTTGTGTTGCCGCCCGGCGCCACGACGGTGACGGCCGGCGCGACGGCGCAAGCCGACGAGTCGTACAGCGAGAGCCGCACGCTGGGCGCCTTCGTGGAGCAGAACGTCGGCTTCAACGACCGCCTGTTCCTGACGGCCGCGCTGCGGTCGGATCGCAACAGCGCGTTCGGTGCGAACTTCAAGACGGTGTTCTATCCGAAGATCGCCGCGTCGTGGGTGCTGTCGCAGGAGTCGTTCTTCCCGAAGCCGCAGTGGCTCGATCAGCTGCGCTTGCGTTCGGCCTACGGTGCGTCGGGCGTGCAGCCCGGCACGATCGACGCCGTTCAGTACTACTCGGCCACGGCGGGGCGTCAGGAGAGTGGCGACGTCCCTGCCCTCGTGTACTCGACGCTCGGCAACAAGAATCTGCGTCCGGAGCGCTCGACCGAAACGGAAATCGGGCTGGACGGCACGTACTGGAACGGCCGCGTCAACACCGAGATCACGTACTACAACAAGCTGTCGAAGGATGCGCTGGTGAGCAAAGTGCTGCCGCCGTCGCTCGGCACCGGCGCCACCGCACGCCTCGAGAACCTGGGCTCGGTGCGTAATCGCGGTTACGAAGCGCTGATCTCGGCGCAGCTGATTCAGAAGCAGGCCTTCGGCCTCGATGTCACGCTGAACGGTGCGTACAACGACAACGAGTTGATCAGCCTTGGTGGCCAGCCGACCATCGGCACCACGCAGCAACAGCGCCAGGGCTATCCGCTGTATGGCTGGTGGTCGCGTCAGCTCACCGGCTTCGACGACAAGAACGGCAACGGCATCATCGAGTACAACGCGAGCAACGCGCTGAGCGAGATCACGGTGACGGACACGTCGGTGTTCATCGGCTACTCCATGCCGAAGACGGAAATGGGCTTCACCACCGGCATCGACTTGTTCAACAAGGCGCTGCGCGTGACCGCACTGCTCGACTACAAGGGCGGTCACAAGATCTACAACAACACGGAACGCATTCGCTGCGCGAGCCGACTGAACTGCTCGGGGCTGCTGAATACGGCCGCTTCGCTCGAGGAGCAGGCGCGCGTGGTGATGGTGCGGGAGCATCCCAGCCGCTCAGTGGCCGGCTTCTTCGAAGACGGCGACTACCTACGCTTTCGCGAGCTATCGGCGACCTATCAGGTGCCGGCACGCGTGGCCACGCGACTATTCCGTGGCCGTAGTCTGAGCGCCACGGCATCGGTGCGTAACCTCGGCATCCTCTGGACCAAGTACACGGGCGTCGATCCGGAAGCGTTCGGCACCACGGGCGATGCGCCGTCGGAGTTCCAGGCCTTCGGCCCGCCGACGTACTTCGCGTTCCGCTTCACTTTCGGCTTCTGA
- a CDS encoding RagB/SusD family nutrient uptake outer membrane protein produces MHSTLQSRARALAMSILAAGALASIGCNPSEFLSIEDPDIINPTNVSSAAGANAARVGAIARLNVATAGGESLLLLGGLFADEWNNGDSFIARQEIDQRVITPQNNFLTDANRAMHRARLSAEQSIELLKQYSPTAPGWQLAEMYFIQSYIEDQAAEHYCSGVVFSTVVDGTESYGTPLTTAAAFTRALAHADSGLALVTGTTVDDVRVRSALQVIKGRILLGLNRPADAATAVTGVATSFQYLTYHALTTTSNQFWNFNNLAGRYSVSTSEGGNGMNYALANDPRVPVCAGNDVVCRTIGVTKASRDDLSTPYYVQRLWPARESSVAIVSGQEARLIEAEAQLRAGNTGGSLTTLNALRATFTGLTPLTDAGTEATRVDQLFRERAFTLFGRGTRTGDMRRLIRQYARTAATVFPTGAWHKGGNYGTDVTLPLPLAETNNPNAGAGVCIDRNP; encoded by the coding sequence ATGCATAGCACTTTGCAGTCCCGTGCCCGCGCACTCGCCATGAGCATTCTGGCGGCCGGTGCGTTGGCGTCGATCGGTTGTAATCCCTCCGAGTTCCTCTCGATCGAGGATCCGGACATCATCAACCCGACCAACGTGTCCAGCGCGGCGGGTGCCAACGCGGCGCGCGTGGGCGCCATTGCGCGCCTGAACGTGGCGACCGCCGGCGGCGAAAGCTTGCTGCTACTGGGCGGGCTGTTCGCCGACGAGTGGAACAACGGCGACTCGTTCATCGCGCGTCAGGAAATCGACCAGCGCGTGATCACGCCGCAGAACAATTTCCTGACTGACGCCAATCGCGCGATGCATCGCGCGCGGTTGTCGGCCGAGCAGTCGATTGAGCTGCTGAAGCAGTACAGCCCGACGGCACCGGGCTGGCAGTTGGCCGAGATGTACTTCATTCAATCGTATATCGAAGACCAGGCGGCCGAGCACTACTGTAGTGGTGTCGTGTTCAGCACGGTGGTCGACGGTACGGAGTCCTACGGTACGCCGCTGACCACCGCCGCCGCATTCACGCGGGCCCTGGCTCACGCGGACTCCGGCCTAGCGCTGGTGACCGGCACGACGGTCGACGACGTACGCGTGCGCAGCGCGTTGCAGGTGATCAAGGGTCGGATTCTCCTGGGCCTCAACCGCCCGGCCGACGCGGCGACCGCGGTTACCGGAGTGGCGACCTCGTTCCAGTATCTCACGTATCACGCGCTGACGACCACGAGCAACCAGTTCTGGAATTTCAACAATCTGGCTGGTCGCTACAGCGTGAGCACGAGCGAAGGCGGGAACGGCATGAACTACGCGCTGGCGAACGATCCGCGCGTGCCGGTGTGCGCGGGCAACGACGTGGTCTGCCGGACGATCGGCGTGACGAAGGCCAGCCGCGACGACCTGAGCACGCCGTACTACGTGCAGCGGTTGTGGCCGGCGCGTGAGTCGTCGGTGGCAATCGTGTCGGGTCAGGAAGCCCGCCTGATCGAAGCCGAAGCGCAGTTGCGCGCCGGCAACACGGGCGGCTCGCTGACCACGCTGAACGCGCTGCGTGCGACGTTCACGGGCCTGACGCCGCTGACCGACGCGGGAACGGAAGCCACGCGGGTGGATCAGCTGTTCCGCGAGCGGGCGTTCACGTTGTTCGGGCGTGGCACGCGAACGGGCGACATGCGTCGTTTGATCCGACAGTATGCGCGGACGGCGGCGACGGTGTTCCCGACGGGTGCGTGGCACAAGGGTGGCAACTACGGCACGGACGTGACGTTGCCGCTGCCGTTGGCGGAGACGAACAATCCGAACGCGGGCGCGGGCGTGTGTATCGACCGTAACCCGTAG